GAACGAGAAGATTGATGCGGCTATGAATTACTTGCCTAAAGAGGTGGATCGCCCTAAAGTGATAAAGGCTAGCGCAACTGATATTCCGGTTCTGTACATCAACATGACTTTGAAGAAAGATAGTGCTTTTGCTGAGACGGATAAACAGGCATTTCTTAATCTTTGCGACTTCTCTGAATCTGTCATAAAAAGAAGGATCGAACAATTGCCAGAGGTTGCAATGGTGGATGTAACCGGACTTTTGGAAAAGCAACTTCAGATAGTGCCTGACATGAATAAAATGGCAATGCTAGGTTTCTCCATAAAAGATATTGAAACAGCATTGACACAAAATAATATTGAACCGGGTAGTATGACTATTCGGGATGGATATTATGAATACAATATTAAATTTTCTACATTACTTCGTACTCTTCAGGACGTAGAGAATATTTATGTCCGGAAGAAGGAGCGGATAATGCAGTTAAAAGAGTTCTGTAAAGTAGATATTGTGCCGGTGAAAGAGAAGGGAATATCTATCTCAAATGGGAAAAGAGCGGTGACACTGGCTGTTATTAAACAGGCGGATGAGAATATGGATAAAATGAAGGCGGCACTGATGGGGACGATGAACTACTTTGCCGGTGTTTATCCGGATATTGATTTTGATATTAGCCGTAATCAGACAGAGTTGCTTGATTATACAATTTCTAACTTGAGACAGAATCTTTCTCTCGGATTCCTATTTATCTGCATTGTAGCGATACTTTTTTTGGGTGATGTAAAATCACCTTTTATCATTGGCCTTAGCATGGTCGTTTCTATTGTTATCAGCTTTCTCTTCTTCTACTTATGTAATATGTCTCTGAACATTATTTCTTTGTCGGGCTTAATACTGGCATTGGGAATGATGATTGATAGTTCTATTATAGTGACGGAGAATATTTCACAGTATCGAGAGCGGGGATATTCTCTGAGAAGGGCTTGTATTGCTGGAACTACAGAGGTGATAACTCCTATGTTGAGTTCTTCGTTTACTACTATTGCTGTGTTTGTTCCATTAATTTTTATGAGTGGCATTGCCGGAGCTATATTTTTTGATCAGGCTTTTTCGGTAACTGTAGGGCTGATGGTGTCGTACTTTACTGGTATTATGCTACTTCCGGTACTTTATATTTTAGTTTACCGTGTAGGGATACGCAAAAAGTATTCTTGGTTTGGAATAAAGATTAATAATCCGTTGAAGGCACATACTCTGGATGCTCTTTATGATCGTGGCGTTAATTGGGTTTTTAGTCATAAAATACTTTGTTCGCTGTTTTGCATTGTCTCTATTCCTTTATGCGTTTTTTTGTTTTTCTTTATAGGTAAAGAGCGTATGCCTAAGATTGATGAAAATGAATTGATCGCACATGTGGAGTGGAATGAAAATATCCATGTGGATGAGAATAGGCAAAGAGTGGACGATTTATTTAGGGAATTACAAGCTCAAACAATTCAGCAGACAGCGGCTATTGGGCAGCAAGATTTTATTCTTAATAGAGAACAGGAGCTATCTGCTTCTGAAGCTGAACTTTACTTTAAAACGAATGATCCAAAGAAGATTGCTCCCTTGCAGGAGTATATATATAAGGTGTTGAAAAAGAAATATCCATCAGCAGCTATTTCCTTTTCTCCTCCGGAAACGGTTTTTGAAAAGCTCTTTGATACAGGAGAAGCGGATGTTGTAGCTGAATTATATGCTCGAAATAAAGAAAAGAGTCCTACTGCTGGAGAATTGCAAAGCTTAGAACAGCAATTTGCCGAGAGAACTGGTGTGGCACCTACCGGTATTGCATTTGAGAACCAAATGGATATACATATTAACCAGGAGAAATTGTTGCTTTATGGAGTCTCTTACGATGAACTTTATCGGGTATTGAAAACAACCTTTAAGGAAAATAGTGTAACAATGCTCCATTCTTATCAACAATATTTGCCCATAAATATAATGGGGAATGGGAAAACTTTAAATAAGATACTGCAAGAAACATTGATACGAACGAACTCGAATGCAGAAGGGGAGGTCAATTATATTCCGTTGATGGAACTGATAAAAGTGGTTCCGGCAATGGATCTGAAATGCATTACAGCGGGTCGAAATGGAGAATATATACCTTTCCGGTTTTATGGTGTTAAGTCTCCTGAACGATTGATGAATGAGGTTAAGCAGGTGAGCCAAAAGTCTGCCAATTGGGAAGTCGGCTTTTCCGGTAGTTTTTTCTCCAATAAGAGAATGCTGAATGAACTGGTTATTATTTTGTTTGTCTCAGTACTGCTGATGTATTTTATTTTGGCTGCACAATTTGAGAGCTTTGTACAACCATTAATTGTGTTATTGGAAATACCCATAGATGTGGCTTTTGCACTGCTGTTACTTTGGATATGCGGGCATACACTGAATCTGATGTCGGCCATTGGATTGATCGTTACTTGTGGTATTATTATTAATGACTCTATATTGAAACTGGATGCTATTAACGAATTGCGTAAGGCGGGAGTTCCTCTTTTGGACGCTATTCATGAGGCAGGTAAACGGCGTCTGAGACCGATCATTATGACTTCTCTGACAACTATTTTTGCTATGGTACCTTTGTTATTTTCCATGGATATGGGATCGGAGTTGCAGAAACCACTTTCTATCGCAATGATTGGGGCTATGGTGATTGGGACTTTAGTTAGTCTGTTTATTATTCCATTGATTTACTGGTTCATTTATAGAGAGAGAAAAAGTGTATTGAAAATAAAAAAATAGGAATTTATGAGTTTCCGGATTATGATAAGACAGCTGTTGGCAGGTGTAAGTGTGTGTGTCGTTTGTTTCTCTGTGTCGCTAAGTTCTTTTGCTCAAAGGAAAATAGCATTAAACTTACAGCGTACTATCGAGATAGCTAATGATAGTTCCTTAGAAGCATTTCGTATTCAAAACCTTTATTTGTCAGGGTATTGGGAATATCGCACATATAGAGCCAATAGGTTGCCTAGCTTGACGCTGAATACTACACCTGCTCAGTATAATAAGGATATTACGCAGAGGTATGATTCGGAGAATGATGTAGATGTTTATCGTAGTCAGCAATCTTATTATGCATATGGAGATTTGTCTGTGAAGCAAAATTTAGATTGGACGGGAGGTACTTTCTATTTGGATTCTAAGCTTAGTTATTTTCGAAGTTTTGGAGCAACGGATGCTACACAGTTTACTAGTGTCCCTTTGAAAGTTGGTTACTCACAGAGCTTGATTGGGTATAATGCTTTCAAATGGGATAAGCGCATAGAACCTTTGAAATACGAAAAGGTAAAAAAACAGCTTGTTTATAATATGGAGGCAGTATCTGAACAAGCTACGAATTATTTCTTTGCTTTGGCTATGGCGGAAGCTAAATACAAACTTGCCCATGACAATGTTGCTTCTAGTGATACGCTTTATCGGATGGGGCTGCAACGTCATAAGATAGCGGCTATTTCTCAAGCGGACTTGCTTACGTTGAAACTTGATATGGTGAATGCGCATAACTCTTTGCAAAATGCTGCCATTTCACGAAAAAGGGCAATGTTTTCGTTGGCTTCTTATTTGAATATGGATAAAGATACAGAGATCTTATTAAATCTTCCGGCACGTCCGCATGACATATTTATACCTATTGATAAGGCGGTTAGGTTGGCTAAAGAGAATAATCCTGATTTTATAG
This window of the uncultured Bacteroides sp. genome carries:
- a CDS encoding efflux RND transporter permease subunit yields the protein MIKFLIQRPIAVLMAFTACFIVGLVTYFTLPVSLLPDISIPEITVQVTVANTSARELENTVLKPIRQQLIQVARLKDMTSETRDGAGIVRLSFDYGTNTDLAFIEVNEKIDAAMNYLPKEVDRPKVIKASATDIPVLYINMTLKKDSAFAETDKQAFLNLCDFSESVIKRRIEQLPEVAMVDVTGLLEKQLQIVPDMNKMAMLGFSIKDIETALTQNNIEPGSMTIRDGYYEYNIKFSTLLRTLQDVENIYVRKKERIMQLKEFCKVDIVPVKEKGISISNGKRAVTLAVIKQADENMDKMKAALMGTMNYFAGVYPDIDFDISRNQTELLDYTISNLRQNLSLGFLFICIVAILFLGDVKSPFIIGLSMVVSIVISFLFFYLCNMSLNIISLSGLILALGMMIDSSIIVTENISQYRERGYSLRRACIAGTTEVITPMLSSSFTTIAVFVPLIFMSGIAGAIFFDQAFSVTVGLMVSYFTGIMLLPVLYILVYRVGIRKKYSWFGIKINNPLKAHTLDALYDRGVNWVFSHKILCSLFCIVSIPLCVFLFFFIGKERMPKIDENELIAHVEWNENIHVDENRQRVDDLFRELQAQTIQQTAAIGQQDFILNREQELSASEAELYFKTNDPKKIAPLQEYIYKVLKKKYPSAAISFSPPETVFEKLFDTGEADVVAELYARNKEKSPTAGELQSLEQQFAERTGVAPTGIAFENQMDIHINQEKLLLYGVSYDELYRVLKTTFKENSVTMLHSYQQYLPINIMGNGKTLNKILQETLIRTNSNAEGEVNYIPLMELIKVVPAMDLKCITAGRNGEYIPFRFYGVKSPERLMNEVKQVSQKSANWEVGFSGSFFSNKRMLNELVIILFVSVLLMYFILAAQFESFVQPLIVLLEIPIDVAFALLLLWICGHTLNLMSAIGLIVTCGIIINDSILKLDAINELRKAGVPLLDAIHEAGKRRLRPIIMTSLTTIFAMVPLLFSMDMGSELQKPLSIAMIGAMVIGTLVSLFIIPLIYWFIYRERKSVLKIKK
- a CDS encoding TolC family protein translates to MIRQLLAGVSVCVVCFSVSLSSFAQRKIALNLQRTIEIANDSSLEAFRIQNLYLSGYWEYRTYRANRLPSLTLNTTPAQYNKDITQRYDSENDVDVYRSQQSYYAYGDLSVKQNLDWTGGTFYLDSKLSYFRSFGATDATQFTSVPLKVGYSQSLIGYNAFKWDKRIEPLKYEKVKKQLVYNMEAVSEQATNYFFALAMAEAKYKLAHDNVASSDTLYRMGLQRHKIAAISQADLLTLKLDMVNAHNSLQNAAISRKRAMFSLASYLNMDKDTEILLNLPARPHDIFIPIDKAVRLAKENNPDFIELKQNILEAERSVDKTKKESRFNASLDASVGFNQVSNHFNDVYRSPKEQELVSLSLTIPLIDWGVRRGKYNMARNNLNVVKTSSKQSEITIEQEVIMTVNDFNIQQSLIASAEEALDLSIMAYNETRQRFMIGKTDVNSLTLSLNRQQEAQQNYISALQNYWLSYYKIRKLTLYDFSLDVSLSDKFDYDLNTHL